A single genomic interval of Alphaproteobacteria bacterium harbors:
- a CDS encoding DUF559 domain-containing protein, translated as MLKRFQKALRTNQTDVEHQLWYHLRSRRFQGWKFRRQHILQGYIVDFICFERKLIIELDGGQHADQKIYDNHRTCLLAKDGFKVIRFWNNDVLNNLENVLETILSTPHPPLHGDLSHKGRGKNLSFSTNFHDTLPL; from the coding sequence GTGTTAAAAAGATTTCAAAAAGCATTGCGTACAAATCAAACAGATGTTGAACATCAGCTTTGGTATCATCTCAGAAGCCGAAGATTTCAAGGGTGGAAGTTTAGACGTCAACATATACTTCAAGGTTACATTGTTGATTTCATTTGTTTTGAAAGAAAACTAATCATTGAACTTGATGGCGGACAACATGCAGATCAAAAAATATATGATAATCACCGTACGTGCCTTCTTGCAAAGGATGGTTTTAAAGTTATACGTTTTTGGAATAACGACGTGTTAAATAACTTAGAAAACGTATTAGAAACAATTCTAAGCACCCCTCACCCGCCGCTACACGGCGACCTCTCCCACAAGGGGAGAGGTAAAAATCTTAGTTTCTCTACAAATTTTCATGATACATTGCCTTTATAA
- the rpsR gene encoding 30S ribosomal protein S18 — protein sequence MSEYTSNSGGAGAGAGAAGRAGGRAKPFFKRRKSCPFSGPNAPAIDYKDIKLLQRFLTERGKIIPSRISAVTIKNQRYVAQAVKRARFLALMPYVVK from the coding sequence ATGTCTGAATATACTTCAAATTCAGGTGGGGCTGGCGCTGGTGCTGGCGCTGCAGGTCGTGCAGGTGGTAGAGCAAAACCATTTTTCAAACGTCGCAAATCTTGTCCTTTTTCAGGACCAAATGCGCCTGCGATTGATTACAAGGATATTAAATTATTGCAACGCTTCTTAACAGAACGCGGCAAGATTATTCCAAGCAGAATTTCTGCTGTAACAATTAAAAATCAACGTTATGTTGCACAAGCTGTTAAACGCGCGCGTTTTTTAGCTTTAATGCCTTACGTTGTGAAATAA
- a CDS encoding ABC transporter ATP-binding protein encodes MPIFKRLLKDYIKPYTNYLIVAFVLMALVALSTASMAYGMKHILDEIFGQKNAAALPIIAGVVFIIFFVKGTSTYGQTVVMNYVGQRIIADFQRQMFQRLVHSDLTFFHNNATGSLISRFTNDVTLLRAAVSTAITGAGRDFLSVVFLVGVMFHEDWILASISFFVFPIAILPIARFGKKLRKVSTGSQEIVGKLATLLNQVFQGIRHVKAYSMEDYEQKRADGIITELYKLNHKVIRARAAAHPIMECLGGLAIVVVILYGGYEIIEGTRTQGSFFAFVAALLLAYEPMKKLASLNSDLQEGIAAAERVFSVLDRKSDIVNMPNAKYLEIKQGTINFDNVSFAYNTHKNALKNLSINLKGGKMTALVGPSGGGKSTILNLIPRFYDIQEGNISIDGQFIKDVTLHSLRENIALVSQEISLFDDTIRANIAYGRLSASEEDIIQASIEAAAHEFIEKLPHGYDTIIGEHGVKLSGGQRQRISIARAMLKNAPILLLDEATSALDTESERKVQEALNKLIGGRTTLVIAHRLSTIVQADHIYVIDQGQVLEEGNHASLIAQNGLYTRLSNLQSTEEEQRKLVA; translated from the coding sequence ATGCCTATTTTTAAAAGGCTTCTGAAAGATTACATCAAGCCTTACACAAACTATCTTATTGTTGCTTTTGTATTAATGGCTCTTGTTGCTTTATCGACAGCTTCTATGGCTTATGGCATGAAGCATATTTTGGATGAAATTTTTGGTCAAAAAAATGCAGCAGCACTCCCTATCATTGCAGGTGTTGTTTTTATTATATTTTTTGTCAAAGGCACCTCAACTTACGGTCAAACTGTTGTCATGAATTATGTTGGGCAACGTATTATTGCCGATTTTCAGCGTCAAATGTTTCAACGATTAGTGCATTCTGATCTTACTTTTTTTCACAATAATGCAACGGGCTCTCTTATTTCACGATTTACCAATGATGTCACCTTATTACGTGCGGCTGTTTCGACCGCGATCACGGGCGCTGGACGAGATTTCCTATCCGTTGTCTTCCTTGTTGGCGTTATGTTCCACGAAGATTGGATTTTAGCGTCAATTTCATTTTTTGTATTTCCAATTGCCATCCTCCCCATTGCCCGCTTTGGTAAAAAATTGCGTAAAGTGTCCACCGGTAGTCAAGAAATCGTGGGTAAACTCGCAACGCTTTTGAATCAAGTCTTTCAAGGCATAAGACATGTTAAAGCTTATTCCATGGAAGATTACGAGCAAAAACGCGCCGATGGCATTATCACCGAACTTTATAAATTAAATCATAAAGTTATCCGCGCACGTGCCGCAGCCCACCCCATCATGGAATGTTTAGGCGGCCTTGCCATTGTTGTCGTGATTCTTTATGGCGGCTATGAAATTATTGAAGGCACACGTACACAAGGATCCTTCTTTGCTTTTGTTGCAGCCTTATTGCTCGCCTATGAACCCATGAAAAAATTGGCCAGTTTAAATTCTGACCTTCAAGAAGGCATCGCCGCTGCTGAACGCGTCTTTTCAGTCCTCGACCGCAAATCAGATATCGTGAATATGCCGAACGCAAAATATCTTGAGATAAAACAAGGTACAATCAATTTTGACAATGTTAGCTTTGCCTACAATACACACAAAAATGCTTTGAAAAATCTATCCATCAACCTTAAAGGTGGCAAAATGACAGCCCTTGTGGGTCCTTCAGGGGGTGGTAAATCAACGATTTTAAACTTAATCCCACGTTTCTATGACATTCAAGAAGGCAATATTTCAATTGATGGTCAATTTATTAAAGACGTCACCCTTCATAGTTTGCGCGAAAATATAGCACTCGTCAGTCAAGAGATCAGTTTATTTGATGATACGATTAGAGCAAATATCGCCTATGGACGATTATCAGCAAGTGAAGAGGATATTATTCAAGCCTCAATTGAAGCTGCAGCCCATGAATTTATTGAAAAATTACCGCATGGTTATGACACGATCATTGGCGAACATGGCGTCAAATTATCAGGCGGTCAACGCCAGCGTATTTCAATCGCACGTGCAATGCTTAAAAACGCCCCCATCTTGTTGCTTGATGAAGCAACATCTGCTTTGGACACCGAATCTGAGCGCAAGGTTCAAGAAGCGCTGAACAAGCTTATTGGGGGCAGAACAACCCTTGTCATTGCGCATCGTTTATCCACCATCGTCCAAGCTGATCATATTTACGTGATTGACCAAGGACAGGTTTTAGAAGAAGGCAATCACGCAAGCCTTATTGCACAAAATGGTCTTTACACACGTTTGTCAAATCTTCAATCAACAGAAGAGGAACAACGCAAACTCGTTGCATAA
- the lgt gene encoding prolipoprotein diacylglyceryl transferase, with protein sequence MSFFTFTIHATDPVVAFSIGPIDIHWYGLAYLVSFLAAWFYAIYLGKLPPRNIPKLVFDDLLFWIVLGGIIGGRLGFVFLYNWDYYLRNPIEILYTWQGGMSIHGGILGAILTIFYYTYSRKLSFWAITDCLVPGLPIGLFLGRIANFANGELYGRVTESPLGVVFASGGPYPRHPSQLYEAFLEGFVLFIILFAASKCSKARARIGFISGIFGIFYALSRITSEFFREPDSQIGYIWDHFTMGQILSLPLLIAGLYLVFRKARINETTS encoded by the coding sequence ATGTCATTTTTTACTTTTACCATTCATGCGACAGATCCTGTTGTTGCATTTTCAATTGGCCCCATCGATATTCATTGGTATGGGCTTGCTTATCTTGTCTCTTTTTTAGCGGCCTGGTTCTATGCCATCTATCTTGGTAAACTGCCACCACGCAATATACCGAAACTCGTCTTTGATGATCTTCTTTTTTGGATCGTACTTGGCGGCATTATTGGCGGAAGATTAGGCTTTGTCTTCCTATATAATTGGGATTATTACTTACGTAACCCCATTGAAATTCTTTATACCTGGCAAGGCGGCATGTCGATTCATGGCGGCATTTTAGGTGCAATCCTTACAATTTTCTACTACACCTATAGTCGCAAATTATCCTTCTGGGCGATCACAGATTGTCTCGTTCCTGGCCTCCCCATTGGACTTTTCTTGGGCCGTATCGCTAATTTTGCCAATGGTGAACTTTATGGTCGCGTTACTGAATCCCCTTTAGGTGTTGTTTTTGCATCAGGAGGTCCTTACCCACGCCATCCCAGTCAATTGTATGAAGCCTTTTTAGAAGGATTCGTTCTTTTTATCATTCTTTTTGCGGCGAGCAAATGTTCAAAAGCACGCGCACGCATTGGCTTTATTTCAGGGATTTTTGGGATTTTCTATGCATTGTCCCGTATTACTTCTGAATTTTTCCGTGAACCTGATAGCCAAATCGGTTATATTTGGGACCATTTCACGATGGGACAAATTTTAAGTCTGCCATTATTGATTGCTGGTTTATATCTTGTCTTCAGAAAAGCGCGCATAAATGAAACCACTTCTTGA
- the rpsF gene encoding 30S ribosomal protein S6 produces the protein MSLYENVYIARQDLTTGQVDALTEQFSEIITSNGGSIAKKEYWGLKSLAYRIKKNRKGHYVLMNIDAPSAAVQEMERLMRLNEDILRFLTLSVEAHEEGLSIQMRQGPKEERSFSRDDRGSRDDRGPRRPYVKHSRPQYDQPKTDVVEETN, from the coding sequence ATGAGTCTCTATGAAAATGTATACATTGCCCGTCAAGATTTAACGACGGGGCAAGTCGACGCACTGACCGAACAATTTAGTGAAATCATCACTTCAAATGGCGGATCAATTGCTAAAAAAGAATATTGGGGTCTTAAAAGCCTCGCATACCGTATTAAGAAAAACCGTAAAGGTCATTATGTTCTGATGAATATTGATGCACCGTCGGCTGCTGTTCAAGAAATGGAACGCTTAATGCGCCTTAATGAAGATATTCTCCGTTTCCTAACGCTTTCGGTTGAAGCCCATGAAGAGGGTTTATCCATCCAAATGCGTCAAGGGCCTAAAGAAGAACGCTCTTTCTCTAGGGATGATCGTGGATCACGTGATGATCGTGGCCCAAGAAGACCTTATGTGAAACATTCTAGGCCTCAATATGATCAGCCAAAAACTGATGTAGTTGAAGAAACGAATTAA
- the rplI gene encoding 50S ribosomal protein L9, which produces MVELVLLERIEKLGQIGDVVKVRPGYARNFLLPQQKALRATKENISLFESRKAQIVADNLKRKSEAESVAAKIKGLIVTMIRQAGESGQLFGSVTARDISEAVSKAGFSINKGQVLIALPIKTLGISTVHVILHPEVTVDVFVNVAKTEEEAKVQAQKLKPAKTEEKVAAADMGDMPQPDADLSEEFAKITK; this is translated from the coding sequence ATGGTTGAACTCGTATTGCTTGAACGCATTGAAAAATTAGGACAAATTGGGGACGTCGTAAAAGTCCGCCCTGGTTATGCACGTAATTTTTTACTACCACAACAAAAAGCATTGCGCGCGACAAAAGAAAACATTTCGCTTTTCGAGTCACGCAAGGCACAAATTGTTGCTGATAACTTAAAACGTAAATCTGAAGCTGAATCAGTTGCTGCAAAAATCAAAGGATTAATTGTCACGATGATTCGTCAAGCGGGTGAATCAGGCCAATTATTTGGTTCGGTTACAGCACGTGATATTTCAGAAGCTGTGTCAAAAGCAGGCTTTTCAATTAATAAAGGACAAGTGCTGATTGCATTACCCATTAAAACATTGGGTATTTCAACTGTACATGTCATCTTGCATCCTGAAGTAACTGTAGATGTTTTTGTAAACGTTGCAAAAACTGAAGAAGAAGCTAAAGTGCAAGCGCAAAAATTGAAGCCAGCAAAAACTGAAGAAAAAGTAGCTGCTGCTGATATGGGCGATATGCCACAGCCTGATGCTGATTTGAGCGAAGAATTTGCGAAAATCACGAAATAG
- a CDS encoding DUF2232 domain-containing protein, protein MFLGETQKGSKLYVSAIGMSGFVSALLYLIAFMGVPGGMLLMQFAPLPLLFVGFRLGFKAACLASLLAFIGIAATGSMPILINFLTGVLGMSLISSFVLFKNKIFKQSDNNFGLLIAFLVVFSLILLIVGQTSSASLFSDQKFFEEFLSQMEAKGVIASLADEQKQFLFMMAQFIPGLLSGFWLFVFVGIVFLAQSLAFRKTKKEIHLELVTFDGATLKVPAFKIPMLRMSSLNLWDGCFYLLLISLLGSFLSQKTLQIFSINCLFVLLVPFLLKGLSVFHRYVDHKAQKNLMISGLYIASFLLAWPLLCLIFVGLYAFLRDQKFLRLKTNLRI, encoded by the coding sequence TTGTTTTTAGGCGAAACACAAAAGGGATCAAAGCTTTATGTGAGTGCAATAGGGATGAGTGGATTTGTGTCTGCTTTATTATACCTAATTGCCTTTATGGGCGTACCCGGTGGTATGTTGCTGATGCAATTTGCCCCTTTGCCTCTCCTTTTCGTTGGGTTTAGACTAGGTTTTAAAGCCGCTTGCTTGGCATCCCTTTTAGCTTTTATTGGGATTGCAGCAACTGGCTCTATGCCTATTTTAATTAATTTTTTGACCGGCGTTTTGGGCATGAGCTTGATAAGCTCTTTTGTGCTTTTTAAAAATAAGATTTTTAAGCAATCTGACAATAATTTTGGACTATTAATAGCCTTTTTGGTTGTTTTTTCTCTTATATTGTTGATTGTTGGTCAAACATCTTCAGCTTCGTTATTTTCGGATCAAAAGTTCTTTGAAGAGTTTTTGAGTCAAATGGAAGCTAAAGGTGTAATTGCTTCACTAGCGGATGAGCAAAAACAATTTTTGTTTATGATGGCTCAATTTATTCCAGGATTATTAAGTGGTTTTTGGCTTTTTGTTTTTGTGGGTATTGTGTTTTTAGCGCAATCGCTTGCATTTCGAAAAACAAAAAAAGAGATACATCTAGAATTGGTTACTTTTGATGGGGCGACACTTAAAGTGCCTGCTTTTAAAATACCAATGCTTAGAATGTCGTCGCTTAATCTTTGGGATGGTTGTTTTTATCTTTTGCTTATTAGTTTATTGGGGTCGTTTTTAAGTCAAAAAACCTTGCAAATATTTTCGATTAATTGTCTTTTTGTTCTTTTGGTGCCTTTTTTACTAAAAGGATTAAGTGTTTTTCATCGATATGTGGATCATAAAGCCCAAAAAAATCTTATGATTTCGGGTCTTTATATTGCATCGTTTTTATTGGCTTGGCCGCTTTTATGTCTTATTTTTGTTGGTCTTTATGCGTTTTTACGTGACCAAAAATTTTTACGCCTTAAAACAAATCTTAGAATTTAG